In Monodelphis domestica isolate mMonDom1 chromosome 1, mMonDom1.pri, whole genome shotgun sequence, the sequence gaaagggggagagaatgcTAGAAGGGTCAAACTTAGCTTGTGTACTTCACTGTTCCCATGGAAACAAAGTAGTATCCCAAAGACTACAGAACTGGTACTTGCTCCATAGAAAAACTGCCAACTCCTCAAATATCTCACCCACTGAGCCTTTTGTGCACATCTCACCCCTAAATGTACAAGAGCCCTTGGGGGCCCACCTAAGGATAAGCTAAATGAGACTCCATCAGTCAAAGTTGCCTTTTTGGctcaggagagaaggaaggatttgTTCCCAATAATGAACAAGGTGGATCTTCCTGTTCAATACTATAAAATTTCTTCTCTGGAACAGCAAGAAGGTATTTAGAGGAACAGACAAGGAGATGATGCTCTGATGGACCTGATTAAAAGAGGAATCCAGAGTCTATATTTTCTTTGCTGTAAAGTTCTTTGTGGCATGTAATTATACTTAACTGGCCATGCATGAAACTGAGGGTGATGTTAGAAATGAAACCAATTGAGAGGCATGAAAACTAAATACCAGGGGGGAAAAGACATATGCTGATTTTGTTTAGCTTCTGGAGTTGGCAATAAGAATCATATAGAtgtctcctccaaccctgtgagCAGGATTCTTAATACTGTCAATAATAGAAGAAACCCAGAAATGACCTGAGTTTTTGCCCAGTGACATATAGGTTAACTtgaattttatgtatattttaaggGAATAGGGAGAAATATAGGGGTTACCTGGTGACCTTAGAAAATCAGTCTTGTGGACTAGAATCTAATAAGGTCTGCAGCCTGCCCTgagagtcaagaagtcctgaattcaaatcccatctcagatattACCAGTGTAActattggacaaatcacttaacatctgtctgcttcattttcttttcctgtcaaataaggataataatagcaactacatcccagggttattgtgagattaaaatgaaataatatttgtagagtgctttataaattccataatgataaataaatcttagctattattgttagttatcattattatgcTAGAGATCTAGCAACTGTTAATCATCAAGAGAATTTTTATGGACTGCTCTGTCAGAGCTGTTCAGTCTCTTCTGTATTCCGTGTAACACATATCATTTAATAACCCAAAGATTCCGACAGCATGAAGTTTGAGTAAAATCATTGAGTATCTTTATCTAGATAGTCTCTCCATATCTGAGCAAACTACATAGACCTAGAATGAAACTTACCTTAAAGCATGATGGGCAAAGCCACTCAGGCAGAACATCTTAGAGGGGCCTCCACAGTCTGAACATTCCACTCTTATTCAACTCCACATGGAGCCAAAGCTACATTTTTAGAATGAGGGTAGAGAAGGATTTCCTTTCTTTCAGCAACAATCCATTGAGCACCATACCTCATCTGTAACTGCTAGACTTTATTTCAATCAGTCAGAGTTCTGGAAAAATGGACGACTGTTAAGGATGTTGAATCTCTCCTTCATAGTCAGGTGAGCTCTTGCAAAGCTGTTTCTTCATGACTTTGGTTTCATCAATTAAGATGGGAAGAACTAAACTGATTATCAATTAGCTTGAGCATATATGCTAGACCAATGTAAAGTGCTGAGAtgtcatcattattgttattgtgaatgaaagaatgaaaaaaaaatctattgaatACTTAACTGTATCCCTCTTGAATTAGCCCCTTctcttgagtttttgtttttgtttttgtttttttttgccccaAGAACCTAGGATgctgatttgcatttatcttattATGCTCCTGTATGAACCTAAAGTCTGTTTGCAGTaataatccaatccaatccagaTTCTCTTACTTGTGTACTTTTGTCTCTTCTGAAGTGTCTTATTTAAGATGTAaccttaattaattaatctaacTACTTCTCTAATTTAGTCTACCAACActgaattttattcttattttattcttattctttattcttattgTTATTGGAAAAAAACTAGACCCTATTGAGCAGATTCACCTCGTCCTTAACTTAATGATTAGATACAAACTCTACTGTCTGgatcatttataaaatcattaCTATCATTCCTTTATTAAGTTCTttataattagtatttatatcATCTGAAATAGACATTGAAACAAAACTTGACACCATTCAATTCTTTAATAATTTGACTATTATTTCCCTAGTATACTTTTTATTATACAGGTAATGCCTTTAGATTTCTAGGTAGTAAAGATAATGATATACAAATTACATGATTGCAAATATAATAGATGTCAACAGCACAACTTCCAAACATGTCATTCTCATTTgcccatatttttttctttaatttcatatataattcatatagAAGACGtgttttcacatttaaaatttttatttcatcatcattatttaaaAGTCACAAGTAGAAAcaagacagacaaaaagaaattgggCAGACAAGTTTAAGAGGGCATTCCTTTCTAATTCTCTCATAAATGTCCTGTGACATCAGATTTGGAGATAGAAATAGTAtcatggaattttaaaaagtgttcCTAGAACATGAGAAACCACAGAAAAAAGTGGTCCAGCATATTGAGAAAATTAAAGGGATAAAAGTTGTTGAAGATACATTTTCTTCTAATCAACAaccaccaagaaaagcaaaaacaagtgAATCTGTTTTGCTTAGGAAACTAGGGTCTTTAACTAAGGGGAGTGGTAAGGATGAGGTTTTGCtacaaaatttttattgattagtCAAACTATTTTACTAATTTTGATGTACTTCTTGGCAACCCCAGCCAACATTGAAAGTCTTACACTAAGGCCCACAGGATTGCCAATTCAGTAAAATGTCTATACATTCCATAATTTGTTGAGAAGTCTAGAAGATGGTAGGGGtgaaaggtaaagaggaagaTACTGTCATACATAAAAATGATGGAATACTTCAGCTTGAAATTTTTCATTAGGCATTCATTTTTCCCTTCAATTCTAGACCAAATATCATCCTAGAGCCTCATAACTCCTCTTCCTGATGCACTATCTCTCTAGGCCTAGCATGAAACATGTGGAACAGCACTACCATCACTGAGATAATTCTTCTGGGACTCACAGATGCTTGTGAATTCCAGATGCTAATCTTCGTGGGGCTCCTCCTGACCTACCTTATCACACTGCTAGGGAACCTCCTCATCATTGTTGTCACCCTGATGGATCATCGTCTTTACACTCCCATGTACTACTTTCTCAGAAACTTTGCTGTTCTGGAGATCTGGTTCACTTCTGTCATCTTTCCCAAGATGCTGAACAACATCCTAACAGGCAATAAGACCATCTCCTTGGTAGGATGTTTCCTGCagttctttttctacttcttcCTAGGAAGCACAGAATTCCTCCTCCTGGCCGTGATGTCCTTTGATCGATATGTGGCAATCTGTAATCCTTTGCGTTATGCTACCATCATGAGCAAAAGGGTCTGTGTGCAGCTGGTGCTGTCTTCATGGTTGGGAGGTTTCCTTCTCATCGTTATACCCAGTGGCATCACATTTCAGCAGCCTTTCTGTGGTCCCAATGTCATCAATCATTTTTTCTGTGACAACTTCCCATTGCTAGAACTAGTCTGTGCAGATACAAGCCTGGTGGAACTGATAGGCTTTGGTGTAGCCAATATCAGTCTGTTGGGGACCCTATCTGTGACTGCCTCCTGTTATGGTCACATCCTCTACACAATCCTGCGCATCCCCTCAGCCAAGGAGAGGCAGAAAGCCTTTTCCACTTGCTCCTCCCACATCATTGTAGTATCTCTCTTCTATGGAAGCTGTATCTTTATGTATGTCAGGGCAGGTAAGGGCAGTGAGGGAGAGAACTTGAACAAAGTGGTGGCCATTCTCAACACTGTGGTGACTCCAATGCTCAACCCTTTCATCTACACTCTGAGGAACAAACAGGTAAAACTGGTAATTAGAGAAAAGGTTGGAAACTGGATCTCCCAGACCTGAGCTAGAGAGAGCTGAGAAGGGTCCCCACAAGTGGCCAAGCCTCTGGAGGTTCCCTGAAAAACTATTCTTGGAGTCAGCATGGCTATTGATTcacatatttttgctttgttcTCTTTACCTGGCCCAGCTGCCAGATGGAGCTATTCTCATTGTAATGGCCCCAATCCTTCCCATAAATCCCAAATCCCAAAGCTCACCTGCCTTTCTCACCTTCTAGGAACCTGGTGATGTTAGATTCATGTAGATAAAGGAGGCAGAGAGCACTACTATCCTATCTGGTTCTTACTGACTCTCAGTTCCTAACATGCCTGCAACTTAATTGTGTATATCTTTCCCTCATGATTTGGTAAAACAAATCTAGGTATTTCTTctgggtttgaattttttttattttacatatgtcatcATTACTGCTTATCATTATTGCTGCTGTTGGTACTATCTTAAAAACTTCACCTAAAGCAAGTCAAATTATTCTTGACCTTTgtgagtaaaattttaaaaaattgttctacATTAATATGCAAAGATCTTACAAGATGGGtatgttttcctttctccatccccacttttcagcttccttgtgtattgtcttctattAGAAATAGAATTTCCTTGAAGATAGGGACCGTCTTTCTTTTTTAGTATTTGTATCCCTGGttgttagcacagtgcctgttatataataagttcttaataaatgttgattcacTGACTCAAGAAGTGGGAGGAATTGAAACATTCTTTATTCTCCATTGCCACTTCCAAGTTCATCATTATTCAGTAACCTCGGTTTCTTTGTGGTCCATAGAATCCACATCTGTCACTTCATCAAAATTCCAGCAACTGTTGTCTACAGACCTCCAGTaaactctctttcctttcttaatgAGTTCAGCACCTGGCTtacaatctttctttctttcttccccaagTCCTGCCTTTATTCTAAGGGATTTCTACATAAACATTGATACTCTTTCAAATAACTgaacttcctttttcttcaaattattcatttctcAGACCTAATCCACACATAAAGATGACTATATCTTTGATCTTACCATCACCCACAGATGTACTATCTCCATGTTCATGAGCTCCAAAATCCCCTTATCTTATAACAATATATTAGCTTTCCACCTCTCCTTCTGCTTTCTATTACAAACTCTGCTTTTCATCCACACTGTGATCCCTAATCTCCTGACCTCAGTTCTCTCCCAGGCTATCACCCTTGCACTAGTCAAATTGTCCTTGGTTCCCCATCTTGACCTTTTGATGAACAAGTTCAATTCTATACAAGCATTGATATAGTACCtgatatgtgccaagcactgtgctaactactttacaaatattctctcattttatgccTCAGCAAACAAATATTAATGATCAGAAGCTCATGAATAAAATTGCATTTAATATTAGCTTCATTCATATAccactttaaggcttacaaagtgcttcacatatattatctcatttgaccttcacaattctgtgaggttgttgttcatctttcattttgaagagtaccaatgacatcatggggagATACCTTGACTCTCAAGTGAattgaggcagaattgcacaaagttatcagcttcactctctcttccagagtcattcaagtatagtggcaagacaaaagtcaggacaactggcaataGCCCAGGATTTAATAGATGACTTTGGCAACTACAATAACTAACCAAGATCTAAGTGTTCCATAACACCTACTTCAGACACCTTCATAGCCAAGGAACAAATGTTCTCATCTGCCAGTTCCACCAGGGCAAGACTTCACATGCTTGAAGTAGACATCTCCATAACTCATCCATGGATTTGAGAACTGTCAATTACTTTCAACTGGATTTAGCATCCTAGAGAAGATagttttaccaggatgtggctGCTGTTTGCCGCAACtttttggagtcacaggtgagctTTGAGTGCCAGGTAGACTCCAAAAGTGGATAAGCAACCCTGAACAGGGTTTGGCAAGCCTTTACATTAGAGGTGCTGGTCTTCTCTGAACATCCCATaggaaggtgttattattatccccattttacaaatgaggtaacttAGGCTAAGAGAGGATAATTATGAGGATGATGTTCATCAAACAAGGTTATTTTTGTCAtatatttttcaaggaattttatataattttgataTATACCTGAAAGAGATCTTATtggagagaaaaaattttaagtggcattttgtttctctgaatcaaatgctttttaaatagtCAACAAAGTAGGTGGATGAAGTATTGTCtatatcttttaattaattgtttcttAGTAAAGATATAACCTGCCATTTCTAAAAGCCTGCCTATTTACATCTGGATACTTCACCAAAGATGTCCTTGATGTATGTACAGATTGTCctcataaaaatttattttgatgtGAGACCAGACATATGGATCTGTAATTACCAAGCTTCCCTCAGTTGCATTATTCTGGGTAATAATTTGGACTGAGATTTTCTTCTCCCCTTTGATAGCTTTCATTCCTTGAAAATCATTCTCACCTCCAACATTAAGCAACTCTAACTACCCTTGGGTCTgcccactttcctcatcttttctctctttggggctatttcttttttcaaaaatttaaattaagtgaatttttttaaaatctaatttattttttaaatatttttccatggttacataatttatttttcccctcccccctcccagagctgacaagcaattccactgggttatatgtgtattatcactcacaacctatttccatattattcatttttgtaataatcttttaaatcttttaaaatctaaaccccaaatcatatgcccaaataaacaagtgttttcttctgcatttctactcccatagttctttctctaggtgtggaaagcattctttctcataagtcccttgggattgtcctggatcattgcattgctattagtaacaaagtctattacatttggttattccacagtgtttcagtaACTGTGtatattttctcctcattctgcttatttcactcagcatcaagaaatcaagcagttcatcattccttatagcacaatagtactccatcaccatcaaataccacaatttctttagctattccccaattgagagacaatccctcattttccaattttttgccaccacaaaaagcacagttaaaaatatttttgtacaaacagatcctttctcattttttttaaatctctaggcatgcattcttttaaatccctttgagcataattccaaattgcctttcagaatggttggatcaattcacaactcaatcaGAATTGCATTAGTGTCTCTTTTGGGATATTTCTACCTCCTTTAGAAATATATCTGAGATGATGATGTTAGATTCTAAATGTGGTAGCTCAACAATCTTTaatgatgaaatttttttttcaaagaatatcttcagaacttttccatctttgtttttcagttgatTTTGTTTCAGTTTCATTCTTTAATGTCCTGAGGGTGATTTTGTTTAGGTAGACCTCTTGccaaactttctttaaaataatttgactttctcttgcttttttttctgttttatgatttttttattgcttcttgGTGTATCACAAAGTCATTATGTTCTAGTTGCCCAAttgtaatttttaagaaaatattttcttctgtcaacttttgaacctcctttttcatttgacccctttcttcttgcattgcttatatttctcttccccatttttcctctgcctgtcTTAACTGCTTTTTGAAATCctctttgagctcttccagaatctttgtccaattcatatttttcttttgaactttgtgTGTTTTAGCTTTGCTTTCACTTTCCCCTTCTGTGTATGtgcctttttctttgtctccacaAAACTTTTTTATAATTAGGTGCTTTTTATGTTGTCTGTTCATTTTCCCAAACTTTTTATAGGTAAGCTCTGTTCTCTGGTAGGTTTGGGGTTTATCTTGAGTtttagtccttccttgatgctacccttagccttatttctggttttcttccagtttcagttcttctaaggtgaTATGATGGCCTGAGAGCTGGGAGCTCTAAGAACCacttcccactgctgattcaattaacccttgagatgctgatggcTGAAATTCTAGTCTTAGGCTTGTGTGAAGCTTTTAgtctcactctgggcttgatcaggtcaTGCAGACAGCTGACTGCCCTGCTCTTGAGCCTCTAATGAGAGACTCAGGGGCTCAGCTTTGGGTCCACCAActaccccaaactgggatctatgtCCTCACCACAGGCCTTGGAGGGGACACCTGGTCTCACTCTGGGCCCACTCAGGTTAGGCTGCTTTAgcacagactgccctgggctggaaTTCCGGACCTCATTGCAAGTTTGCTTGGAACCTCAAGGGGGGTGTGTTGACTTGGACCTATATCTGCCCAGGTAGGGTCTCAGGACCTAGATATTGCCTTGGTCTCAGA encodes:
- the LOC100030299 gene encoding olfactory receptor 49-like: MWNSTTITEIILLGLTDACEFQMLIFVGLLLTYLITLLGNLLIIVVTLMDHRLYTPMYYFLRNFAVLEIWFTSVIFPKMLNNILTGNKTISLVGCFLQFFFYFFLGSTEFLLLAVMSFDRYVAICNPLRYATIMSKRVCVQLVLSSWLGGFLLIVIPSGITFQQPFCGPNVINHFFCDNFPLLELVCADTSLVELIGFGVANISLLGTLSVTASCYGHILYTILRIPSAKERQKAFSTCSSHIIVVSLFYGSCIFMYVRAGKGSEGENLNKVVAILNTVVTPMLNPFIYTLRNKQVKLVIREKVGNWISQT